The DNA region CGAAGATCAACAAGTTCAAGATGGTCAAGTCCTTAACTACCCTGTTCGTTTTGCTCATCGCTTCCGTaagttttattcaataataaacCAGAGTAATCATGAATTATGAAAACTCCCGAGTTTTCAGATATTGCAGAATGTTTTCACGATTGGCCATGCCTACATCAAAATTTGTTCGATATGTTATAACTGAAATGTCTCGTCTGAAGCCTATTGtcttatataaaataattgttgtATCTTCCAACTGCATAAATAAGCTTAATTTCTGGGACATACTTTTGTGATGAAAACCCAAAAtcggaaaaacgaaaatgtaAAATCTTCCCCGAATATTTTCCTGGATTGTAGCACTGAGATTCACGGATAGATCTTACAAACTCTTTAATCGATCCAACATATTTTTCCAAGTTCTCCTACGACTCGGCagaaatttgtttctcgtAATTCACTGTTTTTTGAACTTTGGGATTACGAggatcttatttttttttgaataggCAATTTGTAGATATTGAGATTAGCGAATATTCCAAGTCGCTGCATCCGTGAATTCTTATAAGTACAATCATGTTCTGCGTGCGTAACATTTCACCAGCTTCGTCGAATATAGACGGATGCCGATCGAATTTCGGAAAACTCATACCTCGTCTGAAAATCGGGATCTGAGCAGCTTTCGAGAAAAGCtgccaaaaatggaaaatttcaaaacttcctTGTGCTCACAGCTCAACGCCTACACAAATTTGATCGATAAATACACAAACGTCATCAACAATacagttttgaaaatgtgaaaagtaaCTTAGTAATCAGCCTCATTTACGTATGAAAACTAGATTTGCGTATTCAAATACTCTTTCTATCGATCGACTGAGAAAATAAGCTCACTGACTGTCAAATCTTATTCGACAGCAAAGTTCCAATCAAAAAGATGAGAATACGAAATTTCcttgaaatttgtaaataacCAATTTATTCAGGAAATGTTCGGAGCTTAAGATTTTTCACGCAAGCCCGAGCAAAGCTTTTAGATATTAAAATACTTCCGTAACCGTGACGACAATGTCTTTTATGAGTTTGAACAATCAGTTGGAAATCACGAACAAGAAGTTACATTGAAATAAAGGCACGATTAGGAAATACGCGATTCAAACAAATCTCCTTTATTTcttattgtcattattttgtattattattattataataacgaaCTGATGCTGAAGAACGTATAATTTCCAGAGCGTTCAAGGCGGCGGCATATTTGGTACCAGTCGTTCTGTCTTCAAATCCATGTCGGAAGTGAGTATATTGGAAATTTCCAACTTTCATTTTGTGTATTTAGCATGGTGCCATGCATAGCTGAAATATCAAACTTACTGCCGCTTGTACATTAGGGCTGCACCAATTTGGTGTCGCATAAGTTTTTGTTCATAAAGAATTTACGCTGCCCTAACAGAACTGGGAGAATCTTCTAAAACTCGTCGCAAACACGCCTATTACAAATCAAACGTGCATGGAACAGTCTTGGGACATAGAGCAGCTGTCTTCCGAAATTCAACTGAATAGCAGCGTATCATGCCTCACGGAATTGAAAGCCGCCGTCGAATCCGAAAACCCGGACGATACTGCGCTATTGGAAATTATTGACAAACTAATAGCAACTTTCACGGAAGGCGCTACGTGTGCCTGTACGGAAGATATGTGGGACTACGTCAAGTGCTATGCAGCTGTGAGTATATTTGGATTTTATAGAATATATGCTTAtaaatcacttcggaatatCTCGAAATACCGATTTCTCGTTATTAAATACCGGAAAAACAATCCTAACGGTACAATTTACAGGATAATTGCAATTTGAAACAATACTGTAGTGATACGCTTGCACGGAAAGAAGTGCTGACATATGGCAGGAATGGATCAAGTTCCTGCCGGGGGTCGAAATATTGTAAGAGATACCGCGGTGATGCAGCAAAGTTACGTTGCTGCAATGTTTCTGAAATATTACACAATATCCGTgaagtatttcaaaatttgcaaaGCTACGTTGCTGTTACATATTACTTATTGTATGAGATGGCTGGCTCCTGTACATTTCCAGCTTTCACTATTAGAAGCACCAAAAACCGACACTAGCGCTGCAATACCAGGAGTTGAACTAACGGGTCACGTGGATGATAGCCTATCAGAAACAGATTTAGTCACACGGTACA from Diprion similis isolate iyDipSimi1 chromosome 3, iyDipSimi1.1, whole genome shotgun sequence includes:
- the LOC124416796 gene encoding uncharacterized protein LOC124416796, with amino-acid sequence MVKSLTTLFVLLIASSVQGGGIFGTSRSVFKSMSENWENLLKLVANTPITNQTCMEQSWDIEQLSSEIQLNSSVSCLTELKAAVESENPDDTALLEIIDKLIATFTEGATCACTEDMWDYVKCYAAIIEGAVKYMLSAWTTEASAAWELCKANSTIKSQAKSCVETIAETAAAANFKSAVQETVQCVKKWTS